The DNA region CGTGATACACGAAGTACTGGAACACTTCAACATCAACCGGCACATCGTAGAATTACTGCCTGCCGACCGGGAAGCTACAGCCGAGTTGCTGAATGCCCGAGGCTATGTAGACTTGCTTATTCCGCGTGGCAGCAGCAGTCTCATCAACTTTGTGCGTCAGAATGCCACCATACCTGTCATTGAAACAGGCGCAGGTATCTGCCACACTTTCTTCGACCGCTACGGTGATGTAGAGAAAGGCGCAGCTATCATCAACAATGCCAAAACGCGCCGCGTCAGCGTATGCAATGCTCTGGACTGTCTATTAATTGACAGTGACCGCCCGGGCGATCTGCCGGCACTTTGCGCGCCGTTGCAAAAAAGCAATGTGACAATCTATGCGGATATGTACGCATACAACGCACTGAAGGGAAGCTATCCTGCGGAGCTACTGAAGGAGGCTACGGAGGAAGACTTCGGTACGGAATTCCTGGACTACAAGATGTCCATTAAAACCGTTCAGTCCATTCGTGAAGCCATAGCACATATTCAGAAATACGGTTCCAAACACAGCGAATGTATTGTAACCGAAGATAAGGCCCGTGCCGAGTGGTTCTGTCGTGATGTGGACGCCGCCTGCGTATACGTCAACGTACCGACTTCCTTTACAGACGGGGCACAGTTCGGTCTGGGTGCCGAAATCGGTATCAGCACGCAGAAGCTGCACGCCCGCGGTCCCATGGCTCTGGAAGAACTGACCACGTACAAGTGGATTGTCGAAGGAGAAGGACAGGTAAGGAAGTGAAATTATAAATTACAAAATATATCAACATGAAGAAGTTTACTTGTGTGCAGGACATCGGAAATCTGAAAGCTGCACTGGATGAAGCATTTGAGATTAAGAAAGACCGTTTTAAATACGTAGAGTTGGGACGGAACAAGACGTTGATGATGATTTTCTTCAACTCCAGCTTACGTACCCGTCTCAGCACGCAGAAAGCGGCTACGAATCTGGGCATGAATGTTATCGTGCTGGACATCAACCAGGGAGCATGGAAATTGGAGACGGAACGCGGTGTCATCATGGATGGAGACAAACCCGAACATCTACTGGAGGCTATTCCTGTGATGGGTTGCTACTGCGACATCATCGGCGTACGTTCGTTCGCCCGCTTCGAGAACAAAGAGGATGACTATAACGAGGTAATCATAAACCAGTTCATCCAACATTCCGGTCGCCCGGTGTTCTCAATGGAAGCAGCCACCCGCCATCCGTTGCAAAGCTTTGCCGACCTCATCACAATTGAAGAATATAAGAAGACGGCACGCCCTAAAGTGGTAATGACCTGGGCGCCGCATCCGCGTCCATTGCCCCAAGCCGTGCCTAATTCTTTTGCCGAATGGATGAACGCCACGGATTATGATTTTGTCATCACCCACCCCGAAGGTTACGAACTTGCTCCGCAATTCGTAGGAAATGCCCGTGTGGAATATGATCAGATGAAAGCCTTCGAAGGCGCTGACTTCGTCTATGCCAAGAACTGGGCGGCTTATGCCGGAGATAATTACGGACAGATCCTAAGCAAAGATCGTGAATGGACCGTAAGCGACCGCCAGATGGCAGTAACCAACAATGCTTATTTCATGCACTGCCTGCCCGTGCGCCGTAATATGATTGTAACAGATGATGTCATCGAAAGTCCGCAATCTATTGTCATCCCCGAAGCGGCTAATCGTGAAATATCAGCTACGGTAGTATTAAAGAGATTGCTTGAGTCACTCTGAACTGAATAAGGAGTTAGAGGAGTTCTAACTTCTTTAACTCCCGAGCGAAGTGATAACTTCTTTCTCCTTTTAAAAAGCTCCTCAGCATCAAAAATAAGCAAGCATATTTTGTACTGCTTTCGGTTTGCATTATCTTTGTCCCCAAACAACGCCAAGGATTATGACTATAAAAGAGTTTTTTTCTTTCAAACAGAATAAGTTTTTCTGGATAAACCTGATCGCAATGGTCATTGTGGTTGCCCTTGTACTGTTTGGAGTGCTGAAGGGACTGGATATATACACCCGTCACGGTGAAGCGGTAGTAGTGCCCAACGTGAAAGGTATGGGAGTGGCAGAAGCCGAGAAAATGTTCCGTAACCAAGGCCTTACCTGCATCGTTTCCGACTCCAGCTACGTAAAAAACTTACCAGCCGGATGCATCCTCGAACACAATCCTGCCGCCGGACAGAAAGTGAAAGAAGGACGCACCATCTATCTGACCATAAACACCCTGAGTACTCCTTTGCTAATCGTTCCCGATGTAGCGGACAACAGTTCCATGCGCCAAGCGCAGGCACGCCTGCTGGCGGCCGGCTTCAAACTGTCCGAGAACGAACGCATAGCCGGAGAAAAAGACTGGGTATACGGTGTGAAATATAAAGGCCGTACACTGACCAAAGGTGAAAA from Bacteroides sp. MSB163 includes:
- a CDS encoding acetylornithine carbamoyltransferase; the encoded protein is MKKFTCVQDIGNLKAALDEAFEIKKDRFKYVELGRNKTLMMIFFNSSLRTRLSTQKAATNLGMNVIVLDINQGAWKLETERGVIMDGDKPEHLLEAIPVMGCYCDIIGVRSFARFENKEDDYNEVIINQFIQHSGRPVFSMEAATRHPLQSFADLITIEEYKKTARPKVVMTWAPHPRPLPQAVPNSFAEWMNATDYDFVITHPEGYELAPQFVGNARVEYDQMKAFEGADFVYAKNWAAYAGDNYGQILSKDREWTVSDRQMAVTNNAYFMHCLPVRRNMIVTDDVIESPQSIVIPEAANREISATVVLKRLLESL
- a CDS encoding glutamate-5-semialdehyde dehydrogenase translates to MDLNKVFATVQEASRELLSLSDKEINQILLAVADAALAKSDFILAENKKDLERMDPKDPKYDRLKLTVERLQGIAADTRNVATLPSPVGRTLKEHTHPLGMRLRKVSVPFGVIGIIYEARPNVSFDVFSLCLKSGNACILKGGSDADSSNRAIINVIHEVLEHFNINRHIVELLPADREATAELLNARGYVDLLIPRGSSSLINFVRQNATIPVIETGAGICHTFFDRYGDVEKGAAIINNAKTRRVSVCNALDCLLIDSDRPGDLPALCAPLQKSNVTIYADMYAYNALKGSYPAELLKEATEEDFGTEFLDYKMSIKTVQSIREAIAHIQKYGSKHSECIVTEDKARAEWFCRDVDAACVYVNVPTSFTDGAQFGLGAEIGISTQKLHARGPMALEELTTYKWIVEGEGQVRK
- a CDS encoding PASTA domain-containing protein — encoded protein: MTIKEFFSFKQNKFFWINLIAMVIVVALVLFGVLKGLDIYTRHGEAVVVPNVKGMGVAEAEKMFRNQGLTCIVSDSSYVKNLPAGCILEHNPAAGQKVKEGRTIYLTINTLSTPLLIVPDVADNSSMRQAQARLLAAGFKLSENERIAGEKDWVYGVKYKGRTLTKGEKVPVGATLTLIVGDGGEVPQEGDSTAVEATAPTSSKDSAADESWF